Proteins from a genomic interval of Microbacterium esteraromaticum:
- a CDS encoding DUF937 domain-containing protein, whose product MNLDDILKQVPVDDIAERFGVSPDVARRAAEEGGAALLGGLAKNAETAEGSSAIEKALSRHEGFTGASSVDDVDAADGEKIIGHVFGGDEKQVVEGLTASEKTAGGIDFGKLLPVLAPIVMGLIANANKDKSGGGGIGDLIGGLLGGGQNGGGQNDGGLAGSIGDLLGGLLGGRK is encoded by the coding sequence ATGAACCTCGACGACATCCTCAAGCAGGTGCCGGTCGATGACATCGCCGAGCGCTTCGGCGTGAGCCCCGACGTCGCCCGCCGGGCGGCGGAGGAGGGTGGTGCGGCTCTGCTGGGCGGCCTCGCCAAGAACGCCGAGACCGCCGAGGGCTCTTCGGCGATCGAGAAGGCGCTGAGCCGCCACGAGGGGTTCACCGGGGCATCCTCGGTCGACGACGTTGACGCGGCCGACGGCGAGAAGATCATCGGTCACGTGTTCGGTGGCGACGAGAAGCAGGTCGTCGAGGGCCTCACGGCTTCCGAGAAGACGGCCGGCGGCATCGACTTCGGCAAGCTGCTGCCCGTTCTCGCCCCCATCGTGATGGGGCTGATCGCGAACGCGAACAAGGACAAGTCCGGCGGCGGGGGCATCGGCGATCTGATCGGCGGTCTGCTCGGTGGCGGTCAGAACGGCGGCGGTCAGAACGACGGCGGGCTGGCCGGCAGCATCGGCGATCTGCTGGGTGGGCTGCTCGGCGGACGCAAGTAG
- a CDS encoding AIPR family protein yields the protein MGVLQLRQLATNIENAVGPHIDVSDAKGDVDMVRRSRGLAAWTLMERCRLQPEDAATAVTDGFNDQGIDAAWVDQGTKTIFLVQSKWSSKGTGSISAGDMHKFLQGVRNFVNAEFGRFNAKFQDQREHFEAALEDLDVHITLLVVHSGADKISADASAAVSTLLAEMNDPIETVTFEYLSQKELHNILRAAATGRKPDVDATLYDWGAVEDPYRAFYGQVSAQEVASWYRDHGTNLLASNIRQFLGDSEVNASISDTLLEAPEHFWYLNNGITVLCDSFTKAAAQGASRKSGRFRFSGVSIVNGAQTVGCLATMDVEHAEKVADARVTVRFISLEGCPPGFAQSVTRGTNTQNRVERRDFVSLDPLQDSLAVELNLSGIRYVIKSGAETPAPVKGFTITDATVALACANENVDLSTQAKREVGRLWIGAESEDTSSQYRRLFDSTLSAQRLWRSVQLLRAIDGRLANLRSENTGRSNLVAVHGNRLIAHVVYSQLDPCWPTIEEDSFAASVDSAKALTSSIYKELVALVDSKYEGNYLASLFKNATKCRHLAEEIQTRLNHQ from the coding sequence ATGGGTGTACTCCAGCTTCGACAGCTCGCTACCAACATCGAGAACGCAGTAGGCCCGCACATTGATGTGTCGGACGCCAAGGGCGATGTTGACATGGTTCGTCGAAGCCGAGGCCTGGCCGCATGGACGCTCATGGAGCGCTGCCGCTTACAGCCCGAAGACGCCGCCACGGCTGTAACCGATGGCTTCAACGATCAAGGCATCGATGCGGCCTGGGTCGATCAGGGAACAAAGACGATCTTCCTCGTACAGTCAAAATGGTCGAGCAAAGGAACCGGCTCGATCAGCGCAGGAGACATGCACAAGTTCTTGCAAGGTGTGCGAAATTTCGTCAACGCGGAGTTTGGCCGCTTCAACGCAAAGTTCCAAGACCAGCGGGAGCATTTTGAGGCCGCGTTGGAGGATCTCGACGTGCACATCACATTGCTCGTCGTGCATTCCGGAGCGGACAAGATTTCGGCCGACGCAAGCGCAGCTGTATCAACCCTGCTGGCGGAAATGAATGATCCGATCGAGACGGTGACTTTTGAGTACCTTTCTCAGAAGGAACTTCATAACATCCTGCGCGCGGCCGCGACCGGCAGAAAGCCCGACGTCGATGCAACGCTCTATGACTGGGGCGCGGTAGAGGATCCTTATCGTGCATTCTACGGCCAGGTATCTGCGCAGGAGGTGGCATCGTGGTACAGGGATCACGGAACAAATCTCCTTGCCAGCAACATCCGACAATTCCTCGGCGATTCCGAGGTAAATGCGTCGATCAGCGACACCTTGCTTGAGGCACCGGAGCATTTTTGGTACCTCAACAACGGCATCACGGTCCTGTGCGACAGTTTCACCAAAGCGGCCGCCCAAGGCGCATCGAGGAAGTCAGGTAGATTTCGGTTCTCCGGTGTCTCAATTGTCAACGGGGCTCAGACAGTTGGATGCCTCGCTACGATGGACGTCGAGCACGCAGAGAAAGTCGCCGATGCACGAGTCACAGTCCGCTTCATCTCACTGGAGGGCTGCCCGCCTGGCTTTGCGCAAAGCGTGACTCGAGGCACAAACACCCAGAATCGGGTCGAGCGTCGTGATTTTGTCTCCCTGGATCCGCTTCAGGATTCACTGGCGGTCGAGCTTAATTTGTCTGGCATTCGATATGTGATCAAGAGCGGTGCCGAGACACCAGCACCCGTCAAGGGCTTCACTATCACCGATGCGACTGTTGCACTCGCATGCGCCAACGAGAACGTCGATCTTTCAACCCAAGCCAAGCGCGAAGTTGGACGCCTGTGGATCGGCGCCGAGTCCGAGGACACTTCCTCGCAGTATCGGCGACTCTTTGACTCCACACTCTCCGCACAACGACTCTGGCGCTCAGTTCAGTTGCTTCGAGCTATCGACGGTCGCCTTGCGAACCTAAGAAGCGAGAACACAGGACGCTCTAACCTCGTCGCGGTGCATGGCAACCGATTGATCGCCCACGTTGTGTACTCTCAGCTCGACCCTTGTTGGCCGACAATCGAAGAGGACTCGTTTGCGGCATCCGTGGATTCCGCCAAGGCACTCACGTCGTCAATCTACAAAGAGCTCGTGGCGCTCGTCGACAGCAAGTACGAGGGCAACTACCTCGCCAGCCTCTTCAAGAACGCGACGAAATGCCGTCATCTGGCCGAGGAGATCCAAACACGTCTCAACCACCAATGA
- the ppa gene encoding inorganic diphosphatase has translation MGAHDAVIEIPRGSRVKYEVDHETGRVHLDRVLYTTFGYPADYGYFDNTLGEDGDPLDVLVLLDHAIYPGVVVNVRPVAVLKMSDEAGGDDKLVAVLSKDPRWAHIQDLGDLAEYTKKEIEHFFEHYKDLEPNKWVKVDAWGDAAEAQRILDEAIERFGAEGH, from the coding sequence ATGGGCGCACACGACGCCGTCATCGAGATCCCCCGCGGCAGCCGCGTGAAGTACGAGGTCGACCACGAGACGGGGCGCGTGCACCTCGATCGCGTGCTGTACACGACGTTCGGCTACCCGGCTGACTACGGCTACTTCGACAACACGCTCGGTGAGGACGGCGACCCGCTGGACGTGCTCGTGCTGCTCGACCACGCGATCTACCCGGGCGTCGTCGTGAACGTGCGCCCGGTGGCCGTGCTGAAGATGAGCGACGAGGCCGGTGGCGACGACAAGCTGGTCGCCGTGCTGTCGAAGGACCCGCGCTGGGCGCACATCCAGGACCTCGGTGACCTGGCCGAGTACACGAAGAAGGAGATCGAGCACTTCTTCGAGCACTACAAGGACCTCGAGCCCAACAAGTGGGTCAAGGTCGACGCGTGGGGCGATGCCGCTGAGGCCCAGCGCATCCTCGACGAGGCGATCGAGCGTTTCGGCGCCGAGGGCCACTGA
- the hpt gene encoding hypoxanthine phosphoribosyltransferase, translating into MRAADIQDDLTQILVTEEQIQAKLAELAEQVAADYAGKDLLLVGVLKGAVMVMADFARALPCHAPMDWMAVSSYGASTKSSGVVQIRKDLDTDLNGKHVLIVEDVIDSGLTLSWLLDNFASRGAESIEVLALLRKPEAAKVEIDCKYVGFDIPVEFVVGYGLDYAERYRNLRDVAVLAPHVYS; encoded by the coding sequence ATGCGCGCCGCCGATATTCAGGACGACCTCACCCAGATCCTCGTCACCGAGGAGCAGATCCAGGCGAAGCTGGCCGAGCTGGCCGAGCAGGTCGCCGCCGACTACGCGGGTAAGGACCTGTTGCTCGTCGGTGTGCTCAAGGGGGCCGTCATGGTGATGGCCGACTTCGCCCGCGCTCTGCCCTGCCACGCTCCGATGGACTGGATGGCCGTGTCGAGCTACGGCGCGAGCACCAAGTCGAGCGGTGTCGTGCAGATCCGCAAAGACCTCGACACCGACCTCAACGGCAAGCACGTGCTCATCGTCGAAGACGTGATCGACTCGGGGCTGACGCTCAGCTGGCTGCTCGACAACTTCGCCTCGCGCGGCGCCGAGTCGATCGAGGTGCTTGCCCTGCTGCGCAAGCCCGAGGCGGCCAAGGTCGAGATCGACTGCAAGTACGTCGGCTTCGACATCCCGGTCGAGTTCGTCGTCGGCTACGGCCTGGACTACGCCGAGCGCTACCGCAACCTGCGCGACGTCGCCGTGCTGGCACCGCACGTCTACTCCTGA
- a CDS encoding tyrosine-type recombinase/integrase → MTHERYWPVIENSIRASTVRAYDCGWRLRVKPWLGHLLLEKLTAGDIDTAMSEWNGSASTRIDALSILSRLLDGAVRAGIIPMNQARLARRPRVESGLGPRFRALTAAEATILLEAIDGAHYRRYIAGLVYTGMRAHEAAALRFEDVDLAHRTIHVRRAYGVGLDGRGVELTPKGHKGCDVPIPSALVGLLTEAMEGKQRGEPVFTGPRGGRLNASNVRRAIDWGALRKKMRRGDLRVHDLRRTLATLLFDAGASANDVQAVLGHSTMQMTERYSRARSDVAKRAAAAIDSLLDLREGP, encoded by the coding sequence TTGACCCACGAACGCTACTGGCCGGTGATAGAGAACAGCATCCGAGCCTCGACCGTCCGGGCGTACGACTGCGGATGGCGGCTTCGCGTGAAGCCATGGCTCGGGCACTTGCTACTCGAAAAGCTGACTGCGGGCGACATTGACACGGCCATGTCGGAATGGAACGGGAGCGCCTCGACTCGTATCGACGCGCTTTCCATTCTGAGCCGCCTCCTCGATGGAGCAGTCAGGGCAGGAATCATCCCGATGAACCAGGCACGCCTTGCGCGTCGCCCGCGGGTCGAGTCCGGGCTTGGCCCTCGGTTTCGCGCTCTGACAGCTGCGGAAGCCACGATCCTGCTCGAAGCGATTGATGGAGCGCACTACCGGCGCTACATCGCTGGGCTCGTGTACACCGGTATGCGCGCCCACGAGGCGGCTGCACTGCGCTTTGAAGACGTCGATCTGGCGCATCGCACCATTCACGTGCGCCGTGCCTACGGCGTTGGACTAGACGGTCGCGGCGTCGAACTCACCCCCAAGGGGCACAAGGGATGCGACGTGCCGATTCCGAGTGCGCTCGTTGGACTGCTGACGGAGGCCATGGAAGGTAAGCAACGTGGAGAGCCGGTGTTCACAGGCCCACGAGGTGGCCGGCTCAACGCCTCGAACGTCCGGCGTGCGATCGATTGGGGAGCACTGCGCAAAAAGATGCGTCGAGGAGACCTTCGGGTTCACGACCTTCGGCGCACCTTGGCCACGCTTCTCTTCGATGCGGGCGCGTCTGCCAATGACGTGCAGGCCGTGCTCGGCCACTCGACGATGCAGATGACTGAGCGCTACAGCCGCGCACGCTCCGATGTCGCGAAGCGTGCAGCAGCAGCCATAGACTCGCTGCTCGACCTGAGGGAGGGCCCGTGA
- the tilS gene encoding tRNA lysidine(34) synthetase TilS, with product MPSLNPAVAEIRRAVRTAIAELPERSTVVVALSGGADSLALTAATVFEARAREITVLSLTVDHQLQPTSGEVAASAAVAAEHLDVDNALSTKVEATATGAGPEAAARDARYAAIGGIARAENAAAVLLGHTLDDQAETVLLGLARGAGAASLQGMPPVRVDDDGLRWMRPLLGVRRATTRAFCAASDIAVWDDPHNTDERFARVRARQRVLPVLEAELGPGIAEALARTAEQLREDTAAFDDMIHETIEDIVEHAEAGISVSAAALAANPAALRNRIIRLVVDSEFGVSLTRVQTLEVARLATDWSGQGPIDLPACTARRHGGRIVFTARS from the coding sequence GTGCCTTCGCTGAATCCCGCCGTCGCCGAGATCCGCCGTGCGGTGCGCACTGCCATCGCCGAGCTCCCCGAGCGGTCGACCGTGGTCGTCGCGCTGTCCGGGGGTGCCGACTCGCTCGCACTCACCGCCGCCACGGTGTTCGAGGCCAGGGCGCGCGAGATCACCGTGCTCAGCCTCACCGTCGACCACCAGCTGCAACCGACATCGGGTGAGGTCGCGGCCAGCGCCGCCGTCGCCGCGGAACACCTGGACGTCGATAACGCGCTGAGCACCAAAGTCGAGGCCACCGCGACCGGGGCAGGACCCGAAGCCGCCGCTCGCGACGCCCGCTACGCCGCGATCGGCGGGATCGCCCGCGCCGAGAACGCCGCCGCCGTGCTGCTGGGACACACCCTCGACGACCAGGCCGAAACTGTGCTGCTGGGTCTCGCCCGCGGTGCCGGCGCGGCCAGCCTGCAGGGCATGCCCCCGGTGCGTGTCGACGACGACGGGCTGCGCTGGATGCGCCCGCTGCTGGGCGTGCGCCGCGCCACCACGCGGGCGTTCTGCGCAGCATCCGACATCGCGGTCTGGGACGACCCGCACAACACCGACGAACGCTTCGCGCGGGTGCGCGCGCGCCAGCGCGTGCTGCCCGTGCTCGAAGCCGAACTCGGACCCGGCATCGCCGAGGCGCTCGCCCGCACCGCCGAGCAGTTGCGCGAGGACACCGCCGCCTTCGACGACATGATCCACGAGACGATCGAAGACATCGTCGAGCACGCCGAAGCGGGCATCTCGGTCAGCGCTGCCGCGCTCGCTGCCAACCCGGCCGCACTGCGCAACCGCATCATCCGCCTGGTCGTCGACAGCGAGTTCGGCGTGAGCCTCACCCGGGTGCAGACCCTGGAGGTCGCCCGGCTGGCCACCGACTGGAGCGGGCAGGGCCCCATCGACCTGCCCGCCTGCACGGCGCGCCGCCACGGCGGGCGCATCGTGTTCACCGCACGAAGCTGA
- a CDS encoding M23 family metallopeptidase, translated as MNDDVLKDAPAASDDCDCAPTSAERRSLWPSAKVSRRGAITVGALSAIAVTAFGISAGSPTAHAADYPSWDDVQRAKANEAAKAGEITRIQGLIEQLTQQAAAAEEAARKAGEEFYAAQQAYFEQADKAEDLQAQADEQSAIADESAQKAGQVANQIYRNNGDDAALEMFLSNSGDGADDLLERLGSMDKLLEYNRAVADRAAAARDSAQSLTDQAVKARDERDRLQKVAEQKMIAAQQAADAAQAALQQKQDNLLTLEAQLAALKDTTTATVAGYQEGERKRKEEEARRRREEEERRKQEEAANNNGGGGGSSGGGGGGGGTGGSGSGAWRRPHGGYISSHYGPRPPRCVNGVCRSTFHRGTDFANGCGAGIYAASSGRVDAAFYNSGYGNYIRIQHGGGVATGYAHLSRFAVRYGQQVSAGQLIGYAGNTGASQGCHLHFEVYTGGGTANPYNFLRARGAI; from the coding sequence GTGAACGATGACGTGCTGAAGGATGCGCCTGCAGCATCCGATGACTGCGACTGCGCGCCCACATCCGCAGAGCGACGCTCCCTCTGGCCCTCGGCCAAGGTGTCGCGCCGCGGCGCGATCACCGTCGGTGCACTCAGCGCCATCGCGGTCACCGCCTTCGGAATCTCTGCCGGCAGTCCCACCGCTCACGCCGCCGATTACCCGAGCTGGGATGACGTTCAGCGCGCGAAGGCCAACGAGGCCGCCAAGGCCGGCGAGATCACTCGCATCCAGGGTCTGATCGAGCAGCTCACTCAGCAGGCCGCCGCCGCCGAAGAAGCCGCACGCAAGGCCGGCGAGGAGTTCTACGCCGCCCAGCAGGCGTACTTCGAGCAGGCAGACAAGGCCGAAGACCTGCAGGCTCAGGCTGACGAGCAGTCTGCCATCGCTGATGAGAGCGCGCAGAAAGCCGGCCAGGTCGCCAACCAGATCTACCGCAACAACGGAGACGACGCCGCTCTCGAGATGTTCCTCTCGAACTCGGGCGACGGCGCCGACGATCTGCTGGAACGCCTCGGCAGCATGGACAAGCTGCTCGAGTACAACCGTGCAGTCGCCGACCGCGCCGCCGCCGCCCGCGACTCGGCGCAGTCGCTCACCGACCAGGCGGTCAAGGCGCGCGACGAACGCGATCGGCTGCAGAAGGTCGCCGAGCAGAAGATGATCGCCGCGCAGCAGGCCGCGGATGCCGCCCAGGCGGCCCTGCAGCAGAAGCAAGACAACCTGCTCACGCTCGAAGCGCAACTCGCCGCGCTCAAGGACACCACGACCGCGACGGTCGCCGGTTACCAGGAGGGCGAGCGCAAGCGCAAGGAAGAAGAAGCGCGTCGCCGCCGCGAAGAAGAAGAGCGTCGCAAGCAGGAAGAGGCCGCCAACAACAACGGTGGTGGCGGCGGTTCCAGCGGTGGCGGAGGAGGTGGCGGTGGCACCGGCGGATCGGGCTCCGGCGCCTGGCGCCGCCCGCACGGCGGCTACATCTCGTCGCACTACGGCCCGCGCCCCCCGCGCTGCGTCAACGGCGTCTGCCGCTCGACGTTCCACCGCGGAACCGACTTCGCAAACGGATGCGGCGCAGGCATCTACGCCGCCTCATCCGGGCGCGTCGATGCAGCGTTCTACAACAGTGGCTACGGCAACTACATCCGCATCCAGCACGGCGGTGGCGTCGCCACCGGCTACGCGCACCTCAGCCGGTTCGCTGTGCGCTACGGCCAGCAGGTCAGCGCCGGGCAACTCATCGGCTACGCCGGCAACACGGGCGCCTCGCAGGGGTGCCACCTGCACTTCGAGGTCTACACGGGCGGCGGAACCGCCAACCCCTACAACTTCCTCAGAGCCCGCGGCGCGATCTGA